CCGCGGGGGGAGGGACGACGCCCGCCTCAGCACAGTATGGAGCCTGTTCTATGCGCGAGAAACGCACACGCGAGCGAGCGAGATGGAAGATGGAATCGAGAGGCACGAGGGAAAGAGACGGAACTACGCCCGCCTAGCCCTATTCCTAATCAACGTACGAGCTTTCATGCGACGAATAAAGAAGAGAACACGGTCGATAGAATAGCACAAGCGCTAGAAAAGATCGTGAATAAACGTCCGGTGCCCCGCCAAGCCCACGAGCTGCCTACGTTCAGCGGCGCCGCGACGGAATGGCTACCCTTCAAGGCGGCCATGCGGGATTCTACGacgatgtacaagtattccgaCTACGAGAACCTCGCACGGCTACGGAACTGTCTACGAGGGAAAGCACAGGAGACAGTCGCCGCGCTGCTATACTCGGCGACTAGCCCCGACGAGATTATGCGAACACTGGAGCAATGTTTTGGAAGACCAGAGATGTTGATCGAACGAGCGATGGAAGATATAAAGAAGTTACCTAAGTCCGGTACGTCCGCGGGCGAATTGAACACCCTCGCGGTCAAGTTAAAGAACATCGTATGCGTATTAGGTGGCGTCGATGAAAGAGGATATCTCCGAAACCCCATGCTCACACGAGAGGTCATCGAGAAGCTAAGCCCACATCTCAAGTCTAGGTGGTATGACTTTGCCTACGAACACGGAGACCCCTCGGAAGCCGAGATAGCAACGCTGTCAAGATTTTTGGAACGTGAGGCCGACCGTGCGATGCGATTTTCATACGCCACATCGCCCCAGTCGCTGAAGGAGACTTTCAACAATCAAGAAAAGAAGTCGTTTTCACGTGAAAGGCCACGTAAAGACGTGAAAGTCTACGCAACCACTGAAACACCCACCGCACCGACCGTCGAGAGAGAAAAGGAAGCCGTCACAAAACGATGTCTATGCTGCGGCGGCAACCACGACGTACCCGATTGTAAGAAATACAAGAGGATGACGGTCAACGAACGATGGCAGTGGGTGAAAGAAGAGAAAATATGCTTCAAGTGCATCAACGGAAAGCACAGGAGATTCACATGTAAAGCAAAGAGGTGCGGAATAGAAAACTGTCTCTTACCTCACCACAGTACGTTGCATATGGACACGTCGCCCGCCGCAGCTACTCAACCGAAGTCACCGCCAGTAAACGAGGAAAATGTCTTGTCCGCGTCGGCCACTACAAGCGGCCCGGTCAAGGTGTTATTGAAGGTGTGCCCGGTGGAGATACGCGTACCGGGAGGACCGTCATTGAAGAGGTACGCGCTACTAGACGAAGGCGCTACCATCACGCTCATGGACGAAGGCCTAGCGAACGACCTCGGCGCCAGAGGACATGTGAGCCCGCTACACATACACGGGGCCACAGCGAGTCTAAAGGAGACGCAAAGTCGTGTCGTCAAGATCGAAGTACGAGGCCAACATGAAGAGCAGTTTCACGACATCACCGCCCACACGATGAAACAACTTACGATCGGAAGCCAGACGGTGAAAAGGAAGTTCATCGAATACGAACACTTGAAGCACCTACCACTCGACGACATGAGTTACGAATCGGCGCGCCCGAGCCTACTGATCGGCGCCGACAACTGGCATCTGATTATCTCGAAGGAAATCCTCATCGGCAAACGCTACGAGCCCATCGCATCACGCACCGAGCTGGGATGGACGATACATGGCACGGTGCCGCGGAGCTTGTACCGAGGGGAGGATCAGCTAGTCCTCCACGTACACGCCAAGACGGAAAAAGACGTGAGGAACTTCGCTAATGAAGATGAGGAATTAAACGCGCTCATCAAAATACACTACGACGTCGACGCCCTAGGAATTGCCTTGATAACGAAGCCGAGGAAGGCCGAAGAGAGAGCGATCGACATCTTCAATAAAACCATCGAACGAGTCAACGGAAGATATCAAGTGGGCCTGCCATGGAGAGACGAGCAAGTAGTCATGCCGCCCAGCTATGAAATGGCTTTCAGGAGACTGCGGACTATCGAGAGGAAGATGGATCAGTCCCCCGAATTCCAGGCAGCCTACACAAGCCAGATAGAGAACCTACTCACGAAGGGATACGCCGCAGTAGCTAACGG
The nucleotide sequence above comes from Pectinophora gossypiella chromosome 6, ilPecGoss1.1, whole genome shotgun sequence. Encoded proteins:
- the LOC126367630 gene encoding uncharacterized protein LOC126367630, coding for MKYSQPRGEGRRPPQHSMEPVLCARNAHASERDGRWNREARGKETELRPPSPIPNQRTSFHATNKEENTVDRIAQALEKIVNKRPVPRQAHELPTFSGAATEWLPFKAAMRDSTTMYKYSDYENLARLRNCLRGKAQETVAALLYSATSPDEIMRTLEQCFGRPEMLIERAMEDIKKLPKSGTSAGELNTLAVKLKNIVCVLGGVDERGYLRNPMLTREVIEKLSPHLKSRWYDFAYEHGDPSEAEIATLSRFLEREADRAMRFSYATSPQSLKETFNNQEKKSFSRERPRKDVKVYATTETPTAPTVEREKEAVTKRCLCCGGNHDVPDCKKYKRMTVNERWQWVKEEKICFKCINGKHRRFTCKAKRCGIENCLLPHHSTLHMDTSPAAATQPKSPPVNEENVLSASATTSGPVKVLLKVCPVEIRVPGGPSLKRYALLDEGATITLMDEGLANDLGARGHVSPLHIHGATASLKETQSRVVKIEVRGQHEEQFHDITAHTMKQLTIGSQTVKRKFIEYEHLKHLPLDDMSYESARPSLLIGADNWHLIISKEILIGKRYEPIASRTELGWTIHGTVPRSLYRGEDQLVLHVHAKTEKDVRNFANEDEELNALIKIHYDVDALGIALITKPRKAEERAIDIFNKTIERVNGRYQVGLPWRDEQVVMPPSYEMAFRRLRTIERKMDQSPEFQAAYTSQIENLLTKGYAAVANGDERDNDKSWYLPHFAVTNPNKPGKVRLVFDAAAKSRGESLNDHLLDGPDLLRALPGILYRFREKEVAVTADIREMFLQVKIRPEDRPAQMFLWRGNERKKPPTEYVMSSMIFGARSSPFLAHSVRNHNARAHAETHPVALRAITESHYMDDFVESYATKEEARRAVHEVTYVHEQAGFILAGWNSSNEDVIRDIPPDRRAQLPKEMGTAGHQGKTLGLIWEATKDELMFNTALPRVPEEVKTSARPPTKREALSAVMSIFDPLGLLSHLTITAKILLQDLWRQQRIGWDDQVPEEAAEDFTKWIRAVDSVREVKLPRCYAPTRGVLERQLHVFNDASDRAYATVAYWRIKYENGEVIITFAGAKAKVAPVKAQSIPRLELQASLIGARLAHSIQEEHRQKADRILLWSDSKTALHWIRNDIIKYTPYLAHRVGEIANLTHVEQWRWIPSELNVADDATRPNYEVRADQRWFIGPAFLREEEERWPSERTEEENDNGQDEIVCATDNSEGPAYLPDISRFSSYERLVRATAYVLLAVDKMKKRTRTRNSPISQRQKSYGIRKCKRTRTPTK